A region of Bacteroidales bacterium DNA encodes the following proteins:
- a CDS encoding HAD family phosphatase, with protein sequence MVKNIIFDFGGVIYNIDHLKTKEAFLKLGIKDFDELYGHAVQTQLFEDFEIGKISPFVFRNTIREHLPENTSDKKIDQAWNALLVGFVTERLELLEKVGKHYCTFLLSNTNQIHYQQYMRELKMQNRFRNFLAAFDKLYFSHQVGMRKPDERIFNFLIQDNLIKAEETVFIDDYDINISAANSVGLRGLWLKPGQDLFDIFTQDGYLID encoded by the coding sequence ATGGTAAAAAATATCATTTTCGACTTTGGCGGTGTTATTTACAATATCGATCACTTAAAAACCAAAGAGGCATTTCTTAAATTAGGAATTAAAGACTTTGATGAGCTCTACGGACATGCTGTACAAACTCAATTATTTGAAGACTTTGAGATTGGAAAAATTTCACCATTTGTTTTTAGGAATACTATTCGAGAACATCTTCCTGAAAATACTTCCGATAAAAAAATTGATCAGGCTTGGAATGCGCTTTTAGTGGGTTTTGTAACGGAAAGATTAGAGTTGTTAGAAAAAGTCGGGAAGCATTATTGCACTTTCTTGCTTAGTAATACTAATCAGATTCATTATCAGCAATATATGCGCGAATTGAAAATGCAAAATCGTTTTCGAAATTTTTTAGCAGCTTTTGATAAACTGTATTTTTCACATCAAGTTGGAATGAGAAAACCCGATGAGCGAATTTTTAATTTTTTAATTCAAGATAATTTAATTAAAGCCGAGGAAACTGTTTTTATTGACGATTACGACATAAATATTTCGGCGGCAAATAGTGTTGGACTCAGAGGATTGTGGCTAAAGCCCGGACAGGATCTATTCGATATCTTTACCCAAGATGGTTATTTAATAGATTAA
- a CDS encoding phosphatidylserine decarboxylase family protein gives MKLHKEGYVTAIVAFILFFCLTAGLILVLPSIIWLQVLIALIFAIIYFRTVYFFRVPKRQFIRDEHAILAPADGEIVAIEEVFEEEFLKLKCIQISVFMSPSDIHINWMPASGLIEYFKHHSGKHMVAWHPKSSTLNERTSIGVQLENGAKILVRQIAGAMARRIVCYAKVGESLNQSEEIGFIKFGSRVDVFLPLGTEISVALKDLVVGGRTTLAKI, from the coding sequence ATGAAACTTCATAAAGAAGGTTATGTTACTGCTATTGTAGCTTTTATATTGTTTTTCTGCTTAACAGCAGGTCTTATTCTTGTTTTACCTTCTATTATTTGGTTGCAAGTATTGATTGCCCTGATATTTGCCATTATTTATTTTCGTACTGTTTATTTTTTCCGTGTTCCAAAGCGTCAGTTTATTCGTGATGAGCATGCTATTTTGGCTCCCGCTGATGGTGAGATAGTTGCTATTGAGGAAGTGTTTGAAGAAGAATTTTTAAAACTAAAATGCATACAGATTTCTGTTTTTATGTCTCCTTCCGACATTCATATTAACTGGATGCCTGCTTCTGGTCTTATAGAGTATTTTAAACATCATTCAGGAAAACATATGGTAGCTTGGCATCCTAAATCATCTACTCTTAACGAACGTACAAGTATTGGGGTTCAATTAGAAAACGGCGCAAAAATCCTTGTTCGTCAGATTGCCGGTGCTATGGCTCGAAGAATTGTTTGTTATGCTAAAGTTGGAGAAAGTTTGAATCAGAGTGAAGAAATAGGATTTATTAAATTTGGCTCTCGTGTTGATGTATTTCTTCCCCTTGGGACAGAAATTAGTGTTGCTTTAAAAGATTTGGTTGTCGGTGGACGAACGACTTTAGCAAAAATTTAG
- a CDS encoding CPBP family intramembrane metalloprotease, which translates to MPILENYSAGKQFFALLLILLASFFILTPFGILIAVPFIDGNIFTAMGNMELAKTPQDIALLKYFQIISQIAIFIASSFFFALLVNKRPLSFFTLNKSPKINLIVIAIVIGFVSSPFLNWVMELNYRLHLPSAFASLENWMRQMEIDATKLTEIFLSGNGWSTLLVNLLMMSVLAGLGEELLLRGIVQPLFIRITKNAHLGIWLAAALFSLMHFQFFGFIPRMLLGALFGYYYYWSRNLWIPIIAHILNNGVIVVYAFFSGTTEIAPNMDEFNADNPITLFTILSILLSIFLSIAGLWFFYSERVKDRV; encoded by the coding sequence ATGCCCATTCTAGAAAATTATTCGGCAGGAAAGCAATTCTTTGCTCTTCTTCTTATTTTATTAGCATCATTTTTTATACTCACTCCCTTTGGGATATTAATTGCTGTTCCTTTTATAGATGGAAATATTTTTACAGCTATGGGGAATATGGAGCTTGCTAAGACGCCTCAAGATATAGCCTTGCTTAAATATTTTCAAATTATTAGTCAGATTGCTATTTTTATTGCCTCCAGCTTCTTTTTCGCTTTATTGGTGAATAAGAGACCGCTATCTTTTTTTACTTTGAATAAGAGCCCTAAAATAAACTTGATAGTGATTGCTATAGTAATTGGATTTGTGAGCTCCCCTTTTTTGAATTGGGTAATGGAATTAAACTATAGACTTCATCTTCCATCGGCTTTTGCTTCTTTAGAAAATTGGATGCGCCAAATGGAAATTGATGCTACTAAATTAACCGAGATATTTTTAAGCGGTAACGGATGGTCAACTTTGCTAGTCAATTTATTGATGATGTCTGTTTTAGCGGGTTTAGGCGAAGAATTACTCTTAAGAGGCATCGTGCAGCCACTTTTTATACGAATAACTAAAAATGCTCATTTAGGGATATGGTTGGCAGCTGCTTTATTTAGTTTAATGCATTTCCAATTTTTTGGATTTATTCCCCGCATGCTTTTAGGAGCTTTATTTGGTTACTACTATTATTGGTCGCGTAATTTATGGATTCCAATTATTGCACATATTTTAAACAATGGAGTTATAGTGGTCTATGCTTTTTTTAGTGGTACTACTGAGATAGCACCTAATATGGACGAGTTTAATGCTGATAACCCTATTACATTGTTTACAATTTTAAGTATTTTATTAAGTATCTTTTTAAGTATTGCAGGTTTATGGTTTTTTTATAGCGAAAGAGTAAAGGATAGGGTTTAA
- a CDS encoding sigma-54-dependent Fis family transcriptional regulator, whose amino-acid sequence MSTFKIFIVEDDKILARRMAYELEMNPDYEVETFYNGESFLKHLNETPDAVTLDYLLPDTTGAEILQKIIAFDPNIPVLVVSGQQDVLTALNLMRDGAYNYMVKSDDMIKKLRKVMSNIHEKVMLERKVLSLEQEIRKKYRFSNLIKGKSSAILHVFELMEKAVRSNITVSITGETGTGKELVAKSIHYNSKRKNQNLVAINVSAIPKELIESELFGYDKGAFTGANQSKNGKFEEAHLGTLFLDEIGDMDINMQTKLLRVLQDGEFSRLGSNKVKKVDCRVITATNKNLSQEVKKGNFREDLYYRLLGLPIEIPPLRDRGSDIILLSQYFIKHFSKENNVAPKELSPEAIYKLNSYHFPGNIRELQSIIELAIVLSNGLTIKESDIHFNSADRMDDLFLKEMTLKEYDMQIVKIFLKKYDNDIPNVANRLQIGKSTIYRMMAEDKKANKHETS is encoded by the coding sequence ATGAGTACTTTTAAAATATTTATTGTTGAAGATGATAAAATATTAGCCCGTAGAATGGCTTATGAATTGGAAATGAATCCCGATTACGAAGTCGAAACATTTTACAATGGCGAAAGCTTTTTGAAGCATCTTAACGAAACTCCTGATGCTGTTACCTTAGATTATTTATTACCCGACACTACAGGTGCCGAAATATTACAGAAAATTATAGCCTTTGATCCAAATATACCTGTCCTAGTTGTTTCGGGTCAACAAGATGTTCTTACTGCTCTGAATTTAATGAGAGACGGTGCTTATAATTATATGGTTAAATCTGACGATATGATTAAAAAGCTTCGTAAGGTAATGTCTAATATCCATGAAAAAGTGATGTTAGAACGAAAGGTTCTATCTCTTGAACAAGAAATAAGAAAGAAATATCGCTTTAGCAATTTAATAAAAGGAAAAAGTTCTGCCATCCTACACGTTTTTGAATTGATGGAGAAGGCAGTTAGAAGTAATATTACCGTTTCAATTACCGGAGAAACCGGGACAGGAAAAGAGTTAGTAGCAAAATCTATCCATTATAATTCAAAACGCAAAAACCAAAATTTAGTGGCAATAAATGTCTCAGCTATTCCTAAAGAACTAATAGAAAGTGAACTTTTCGGATATGACAAAGGAGCTTTTACGGGTGCAAATCAGTCAAAAAACGGAAAATTTGAAGAGGCTCATCTCGGAACACTATTTTTAGATGAAATTGGCGATATGGACATAAATATGCAAACTAAGCTTTTAAGAGTATTACAAGATGGAGAATTTTCAAGATTAGGGAGTAATAAAGTAAAAAAAGTAGATTGCAGAGTAATAACAGCCACCAATAAAAATTTATCGCAAGAAGTTAAAAAAGGAAATTTTAGAGAAGATTTATATTATAGATTATTGGGTCTTCCTATTGAAATTCCACCGCTTCGCGATAGAGGCAGCGATATAATTTTATTAAGCCAATATTTTATAAAACATTTCTCAAAAGAAAATAACGTAGCACCAAAAGAGCTAAGTCCGGAAGCAATCTATAAATTAAACAGCTATCATTTCCCCGGTAACATACGTGAACTTCAGTCTATTATAGAGCTAGCAATTGTATTATCAAACGGATTAACTATTAAAGAATCGGATATACATTTTAATTCGGCAGATAGGATGGATGATTTATTCTTAAAAGAAATGACTTTAAAAGAATACGATATGCAAATTGTAAAGATTTTTTTAAAAAAATATGATAATGATATTCCTAATGTTGCCAACCGACTACAGATAGGTAAATCTACTATTTACCGAATGATGGCAGAAGATAAAAAAGCAAATAAACACGAAACATCTTAA
- a CDS encoding T9SS type A sorting domain-containing protein, whose protein sequence is MHFLKVALNVLREEYTIDISNFSNGIYLLTIYADNQQKTIKIIKK, encoded by the coding sequence GTGCATTTTCTTAAGGTGGCTTTAAATGTTTTACGTGAAGAATACACTATCGATATTTCAAACTTCTCAAACGGGATTTATTTGTTGACTATCTACGCTGACAATCAACAGAAAACAATAAAAATTATTAAAAAGTAG
- a CDS encoding flavodoxin translates to MNKTVLIFWPKSGNVENAANMIAKEYNDIDIIPLNEVTDDVLVKYDNFVVGGSSLGAETWEGTKSESPWNIFFAALQKHDFVTKKVALFGLGDQVLWPSNFVDGLRIIYDAFTEAGAQLMGKWSTEGYDFTDSKAVNGDYFVGLALDEDQQDDISEERIKAWVKQIKEEF, encoded by the coding sequence ATGAATAAAACTGTTTTAATCTTCTGGCCCAAGAGTGGTAATGTTGAGAATGCTGCTAATATGATTGCAAAAGAATATAATGATATTGACATTATACCATTAAACGAAGTAACTGATGACGTCTTGGTTAAATATGATAATTTTGTTGTTGGCGGTTCTTCATTAGGAGCAGAAACGTGGGAAGGAACAAAAAGTGAGAGTCCTTGGAATATTTTCTTTGCAGCTTTACAAAAACATGATTTTGTAACTAAAAAAGTGGCTCTATTCGGTTTAGGCGACCAGGTTTTGTGGCCATCTAATTTTGTGGATGGCTTAAGAATTATTTACGATGCATTTACCGAAGCCGGTGCTCAGTTAATGGGAAAATGGTCAACAGAAGGATACGACTTTACGGATTCAAAAGCTGTAAATGGAGATTATTTTGTTGGGCTGGCTTTAGATGAAGATCAACAAGATGACATTAGCGAAGAGCGCATTAAAGCTTGGGTAAAACAAATAAAAGAAGAGTTCTAA
- a CDS encoding biopolymer transporter ExbD: MSRFKKKGGKDTPGISTASLPDIIFMLLFFFMVTTVMRETELLVKVAAPDAKEVVKLEKKSLVSFIYVGEPVQTKLGTNTRIQLNDAFGSVDAIPEFIAKEREARDEADRKFLITSLKVDKDTKMGIVTDIKQELRKVGAFKVSYSVTQEQEKK, translated from the coding sequence ATGTCAAGATTCAAAAAAAAGGGAGGAAAAGATACTCCCGGTATATCAACGGCCTCTTTGCCTGATATTATTTTTATGCTTTTATTTTTCTTCATGGTTACTACAGTAATGCGCGAAACAGAGCTGTTAGTTAAAGTAGCTGCACCTGATGCTAAGGAAGTAGTAAAACTGGAAAAGAAATCATTAGTAAGTTTTATTTATGTTGGAGAACCCGTTCAAACAAAACTGGGAACAAATACACGTATTCAGCTAAATGATGCTTTTGGCTCCGTCGACGCTATTCCGGAATTTATTGCTAAAGAACGTGAAGCTAGAGATGAGGCAGATAGAAAATTTCTTATTACTTCTTTAAAAGTAGATAAGGACACTAAAATGGGTATAGTAACCGATATTAAACAAGAATTACGTAAAGTAGGAGCGTTTAAAGTTAGTTACTCTGTAACTCAAGAACAGGAAAAAAAATAG